GTTGCCGCGCGATTCTCGTCCGCTACAACAAAAAGGCGCACAACTACCTCGGCTTGATTCAACTGGCGTGCCTTCTGCTGTGGTATCGTCGATCATGGCGACTGGCTAATTTGAGATAGTTTCTAAGGCTGCATCGCACCGATCAGCGCCGACAGATCAACCAGATTTAACGCCTCATCGCTGTTGTCATCGAACAGGCAGAGGCAAGCGCGGACCAGTTCGGGACGGAAAGCCTCCGCGCCCAAGCAGATTTGCTGCCAGGCCACGTCGCGCAGATCGACGTCCTCGTCAGCGTCGAAGTCCCCGAAAAGCTGTCCGACCGATGTCTCGTACGCCCCGCGATCCACGCGGCAGCCCATCAATCGCGGCTGATTGGCCAGTTCAATGGTTCCCGGCGCAGGCGAGGATGCCGGGTCGCCCGTATTCACGCCCGGCGACGTGTCACTCAAACGAAAATCATCGTCGGCCGTGCCGTAGATTCCGTCGCTCCCGTCGGCATCCGGAAAAAGCGGGTTGTCGCCGATGGTCTCGTGTCCGGACAGGGCCGCACCGGTCCAACCTTCAACAATGCTGTAATCGATCTCGCTCACACCGGCCCCGGCGTGGTATTGGGCCGATTCGTCAACGCCGCCCGCGTCGCTGTTGCCCCACAATATCGAGTTGCGCACGATCGTGCTTGCACCGGCATTGTACACGCCGCCGGTATTCGCATCGGCCGAGTTGTGAGCGATCGTGCAGCGCTCGATGAGGGGCATGGACAGCGGCCCGAAGTTGAACATCGCCCCACCATCCGGCGCGTGATTGCCCACGATCAGGCAATTCTCAAAGAGGGGGCTACCGTTGTCGATGTAGATCGCGCCGCCCTTGGCCGGCGTCGCCGATGACGTGACCGCCCGGTTGCGGCGAATGATGCAATTCCGGATCGTGGGACTCGGGGGTGATCCGTCGCCGAAATTGAACATGAATATAGCCCCGCCGCGATCGCTGGGGTTGTTGCCGTTGGCGTTCCCGCCCTCGATGACGAACCCGTCGAGCACAGCGGAACGCGTCACCCCCGCCAACGCCCACACAACGTGGTAGCTGTTCTCGCCATCGTTGACAAAGCCCGGAAGGTCGTCGCCGTTCAAATCCCCCGACAGAATACTGGGATGGTTCACGAAGTCGCGTTGATCCGGATCGGGCAGACCGCATCCGGCGAAACCGCCGACGATCGCCACGCCATCGATCAGCTCGAACCGCTTGGTTCGATTCGCGCCTTCCCGGGGCTTGTACATCCCCGCTGCCACGCGAATCTCGGTAACCGGATCGTTCGGTGGTGTTGGGACGGTTCCAGCTTCGTCCAGCGCCGCCTGGAGATCCGCGTAGGCCGTACACCACGTCAGGCCGTCGTGAGTCGGTCCGGTTGCATCCGCATCCACGTAACGAACGGACTGGGCGGTAGCGATCCCTGTCGCGGCGCAGAACGCCACACAGGCCGCGCCCAGGCGCGCAAGCAGAGATCGCTTTGTGGATCGCATGAATCCCCCCTGAGTGCCCCCCGGAAACCACTCGTCTCATTATAGCCGGCCGGGCGGCGCCGGGAGAACGCGGTGGGGTGATAATCATCCGCCTCTCGGGATTTGCGGACTGCGCCGCTCTACCGCCCCGGCTCCGCCGCCGTACAATCGCCCCCGTATCCGCATCAGAATCCGCAGGAGCCCCCATGGTGAACCACTTTGCCGATCGACTGCTGGCCGCCATCGACCGCTGCGACACGCCCGCTTGTGTCGGATTCGATCCCGTGCTCGACCGCCTGCCCGCAGCAATCCGGCCTGATTCAACGGAGACGGAGCACGCGGCGCATGTCCTCCACCAACCGGAATTCCGTCGCCGCGCCGCCGAAGCCGTCACCGCGTTCGGACGATTGGTAATCGAAGCCGTCGCCGGTATCGTCCCGGCCATCAAGATCAACGTCGCCTTCTTCGAGCCTTTTCGCGAGCACGGTATTTCGGCGTACCACGAGCTTATCCGCGAGGCGCACGCCCGCGACCTGATCGTCATCGGCGATGTCAAACGCGCCGACATCGGGCACACCTCGCAACAGTACGCCCTCGCTCACCTCGGCGATGCGCCCTCGGGGTCGCCCGAAGACGATTTGCCCGATGCCATCACCATCAACCCCTATTTCGGCCTGGACGGGGTCGGCCCGTTCATCGAGGGCGCCGAACAAACCGGTCGTGGGGTGTTTGTGCTCGTGCAGACCAGCAATCCGTCAGCGGTTGAAGTGCAGGGGCTGGCAACATCGGAGGGCGGCCTCGTCGGGCACCGCGTGGGCGATCTCGTCGAGCGGTGGGCGAGCTCGGCCGGGCGTGTCGGATTGCGGGGATACAGTCTCGTCGGCGCGGTCGTCTCCCCGCGCGATTTGGAATCGACCACCGCACTCCGCGAGCGGATGCCGCACTGCATCTTCCTGGTCCCCGGATTCGGGGCACAAGGACGGTCGCTCGAGGAGGTCGCCCACTGCTTCCGCGACGACGGCACCGGCGCAATAGTCACGGCCTCGCGCAGCGTGATCTATGCGTTTCCCGACGACGGACGGGAAGGCGATTCCGGGCTGCAGAAAGCCATCCGCAGCGCCGCGGAGGAATTCGCCGGGCAACTCCGTTCGCTCAAATCTGCGATCCGCAGGCTCTAGCTTGCGCCACCTACTAACCAGTGGCTCACGTCGCTGTCTCACCAGACGTGCTTCTCCCGGCGTGGTGGGAAGCCGCCTGAGAACTTCCCGCTTCATCGGAGAATCGCCATGCGCCGCACATCTGCACTCGCCTTGCTCGCCATTTTCGTATTGTTTTGCAACGGCTGTGTCGCCGTCGTAGGCAACAAGGGCCAACTCAAGACCTGCCCCACAACCTCGGCCGTAGCCCTCAACGGCCAGATCTACCTCGTGGATCATTGCACGCGCCGCGTGAAGCGTATCGATCCCGTCGTGATCAGTAATGCCGAAACGGTGACGCAGATCGAAGTGACCGAAGCCGAAGAAGGCGACGAGGACTAGCGTCCCCGCAACGACACGTTGCGAGACAGAGAAATGGTCGCTTTGGTGCGGCCTGTATTCACTCCGGCGCATACCGGAGTTCAGAGGGGTGCGTCCGGCCCAGGTCATGGATTCCGGCAATCGCCGGAATGACACGTCCGGTTGCCCCGTGCCATTCAATATTCCGGGGTCGAGCGACCATCCAGTTGCGGCGGATTGCCATCTCGAGGACGCGCTCGACACACCTCCCCCGCACCGTTAGCTTCTCCTCAGCGCTATTCAGGAGATGCCACCGTGAGCAAGGAATCCGTCGGTGTTGTCGGGACAGGCATCATGGGCGCGCCCATGGCCGCCAATCTGCTTCGCGCGGGCTACGAAGTCCACGTGCACAACCGAACGAAGAGCAAGGCCGCGTCGCTGATGGATCAGGGGGCGCGCTGGCACGACTCCCCTTCGGATCTGGCGAGGTCGGTTCGCGTGATCCTCTCCTGCGTGAGCGACTCGCCCGACGTGGAGGCTGTCTATCTCGGCGAAGACGGCGTCATGCAGGGCATCCGCAAGGGAACGCTCTGCGTCGATGCTTCGACGATATCCCCCGAGACCGCCCGGACGGTGGCTGCGCGCGTCCACGACGCCGGCAGCGCTTTCGTAGACGCACCCGTCTCCGGCGGCAAAACCGGCGCCGAGACCGGCAAGCTTGTCTTCATGGTCGGCGGCGCGGCGGAAGATGTGGAACGCGCTCGCCCGATTTTCGAGACCCTGGGAAAGACCTACGTTCACTGCGGGCCCGTGGGCAACGGCCAGCTCACCAAGCTCTGCAACCAGATTCTCTGCGGGCTCAACCTGCTCGGAGTCTGCGAGGCGGTGGTCTTCGCCCGAAAGGTGGGACTTGATCCCGAGGTCATGCTGCGGGCGGTGTCGGGGGGGGCGGCCGGATCGTGGGCACTGGAAAACCTCGGCCCGCGCATGCTTCGCCGCGATTTCGCCCCCATGTTCATGATCGACCTGCAGCAGAAGGATCTGCGTATTGCGCTCCGTTCCGCGGTTGACTGCGATATGCCGTTGATCGGTACGGCCCTGGTATCCCAGCTTCTCACCGCCAACCAGGCTGCCAACCAGGGTCGCGATGGTACCCAGGCTCTCGTCCGCATCATCGAACAGATTGCCAATTTAGCCACGTAGCTGTTCGACCATGAAAAATGAACACCCGGCGATGGCTCCCTTACCGGAGCATTTCGCCGGGCGTTACCTTCCCCTCCCGAGGGTTTTCGTCAGCATCCGCTTTCGCGGGTCATCTGGTGCAAATGGACCGAGGACGCCATCCTGCTCTGCCGATTTTCGCTGAATCGACTCGGCGACCCAACTTCTCCCTGGTGGGTTCGCGAAAGTGCAACAGCCACATGCAAACCTCCCAGACTTGCGAGAGCGATGTTATCTTTTTTCGCCAGACATGGCAAGGTCGCAAGACGTGAGGCGCCGGGGGGGACCTCCATTCCGCCCAGAAGAATGACAACATCTTTTCTGACAGCAGGTTAGAATCTCCTGCGTGCGAATCCAGATGGGTGAATTACAATATTCCGCCATGAGTACCGAAGGTCAGGTCATCCCCCGTGTCGGCGAACAGGTTTTCATTGCATCCACCGCGTACGTCGGCGGTGACGTGACCATCGGCGACCAGTCGACGGTCATGCACCACGTCACCATTCGCGGGGATATCGCCCCGATTCGCATCGGCCGCCGCGTGAACGTCCAGGACGGGACCGTCGTGCACACGCGCCACGGCGTCGCGCTGGACATCGCCGACGATGTGGGCATTGGCCACCGGGCCGTGGTCCACTGTCGGCGGGTGGGACGGCGGTCCCTGATCGGCATCGGCGCCATCGTTCTGGACAACTGTGAGATCGGGGAACGGTGTCTGATTGCCGCAGGGGCGCTGCTTCCGCCGGGAACCAGGGTCCCCGACGGAAGTGTCTTGATGGGAATTCCGGGCAAGGTGGTTCGAACGGTCACGGAAGACGACCTCGCCACCATCGATCACGTCATCAACAGCTACCAGGAATTGGGAAGGCGCCACGCCGCAGGCCTTTTTCCCAATATTCTGAGCCAGAACACGGGCCGGTTGTCTGCTTCTGAACATCGCGGCGCAGATTGAAGAGCGGGTTATAAACAGGCGCCCGAATTCGAATTGTAACTCGGGAATAATCGATCCATGCTGTACAATCCGATGGTAGGCCCCTTGGAAGGCATGGGGGCGAGGCGCCGGCGCCGAGAGGCGAATTGTTCCGATTGACGCAAACCGCGGCTCGGCGGGATCGTCTAAGAGATTGGGGAGAACACGCGGCCGGCGTTCGGTCCGCAAGTAAAGGAAGCGCGGGCGGTTTCGAGCCGCGCTTGCAGAGGAAACGTGGGGAAGGCTGCTGACAATACGCGGTCGCAGACCGATCTGGCCATGACGCCCTCCGGCGCGAGCGGCGGGGCCGTTCCGCGCCATCTTCTCCGCATCGGTGGCATGGAAGTACGGCGGGTCATCGGGCGCGGCGGGATGGGTACCGTCTATGAGGCCTGGAATCCGTCCAGCTCGCAGATCGCTGCCGTGAAGGTTCTTGCCGATCATGTGAGCGCGTCGCCCCAGGCGGTCACCCGCTTTCAGCGCGAAGCGCAGGCGGCATCACAGCTTCATCACCCGAATATCACGCAGATCTTCGCCCAAGGTGAGGATGAAGGCATCCACTACTACGCGATGGAGCTGGTCGACGGCACGAGCCTCCACCAGATCATCACCGCGGCGCGATCCCGCAAAGAGCACCTGTCCGACCCGGCCGAGACCGTGTTGCTCC
This Phycisphaerae bacterium DNA region includes the following protein-coding sequences:
- a CDS encoding NAD(P)-dependent oxidoreductase; translated protein: MGAPMAANLLRAGYEVHVHNRTKSKAASLMDQGARWHDSPSDLARSVRVILSCVSDSPDVEAVYLGEDGVMQGIRKGTLCVDASTISPETARTVAARVHDAGSAFVDAPVSGGKTGAETGKLVFMVGGAAEDVERARPIFETLGKTYVHCGPVGNGQLTKLCNQILCGLNLLGVCEAVVFARKVGLDPEVMLRAVSGGAAGSWALENLGPRMLRRDFAPMFMIDLQQKDLRIALRSAVDCDMPLIGTALVSQLLTANQAANQGRDGTQALVRIIEQIANLAT
- a CDS encoding gamma carbonic anhydrase family protein; translated protein: MSTEGQVIPRVGEQVFIASTAYVGGDVTIGDQSTVMHHVTIRGDIAPIRIGRRVNVQDGTVVHTRHGVALDIADDVGIGHRAVVHCRRVGRRSLIGIGAIVLDNCEIGERCLIAAGALLPPGTRVPDGSVLMGIPGKVVRTVTEDDLATIDHVINSYQELGRRHAAGLFPNILSQNTGRLSASEHRGAD
- a CDS encoding right-handed parallel beta-helix repeat-containing protein, translated to MRSTKRSLLARLGAACVAFCAATGIATAQSVRYVDADATGPTHDGLTWCTAYADLQAALDEAGTVPTPPNDPVTEIRVAAGMYKPREGANRTKRFELIDGVAIVGGFAGCGLPDPDQRDFVNHPSILSGDLNGDDLPGFVNDGENSYHVVWALAGVTRSAVLDGFVIEGGNANGNNPSDRGGAIFMFNFGDGSPPSPTIRNCIIRRNRAVTSSATPAKGGAIYIDNGSPLFENCLIVGNHAPDGGAMFNFGPLSMPLIERCTIAHNSADANTGGVYNAGASTIVRNSILWGNSDAGGVDESAQYHAGAGVSEIDYSIVEGWTGAALSGHETIGDNPLFPDADGSDGIYGTADDDFRLSDTSPGVNTGDPASSPAPGTIELANQPRLMGCRVDRGAYETSVGQLFGDFDADEDVDLRDVAWQQICLGAEAFRPELVRACLCLFDDNSDEALNLVDLSALIGAMQP
- the pyrF gene encoding orotidine-5'-phosphate decarboxylase, coding for MVNHFADRLLAAIDRCDTPACVGFDPVLDRLPAAIRPDSTETEHAAHVLHQPEFRRRAAEAVTAFGRLVIEAVAGIVPAIKINVAFFEPFREHGISAYHELIREAHARDLIVIGDVKRADIGHTSQQYALAHLGDAPSGSPEDDLPDAITINPYFGLDGVGPFIEGAEQTGRGVFVLVQTSNPSAVEVQGLATSEGGLVGHRVGDLVERWASSAGRVGLRGYSLVGAVVSPRDLESTTALRERMPHCIFLVPGFGAQGRSLEEVAHCFRDDGTGAIVTASRSVIYAFPDDGREGDSGLQKAIRSAAEEFAGQLRSLKSAIRRL